One window of Desulfonatronovibrio magnus genomic DNA carries:
- the infA gene encoding translation initiation factor IF-1 yields the protein MAKEEAIEVEGIVEEALPNAMFKVKLDNGHEVLGHISGKMRKFYIRILPGDRVKVELSPYDLTRGRITYRFK from the coding sequence ATGGCCAAAGAAGAAGCTATTGAGGTGGAAGGCATAGTCGAAGAGGCTCTGCCCAATGCCATGTTCAAAGTAAAGTTAGACAATGGGCACGAAGTGTTGGGACATATTTCAGGTAAAATGAGAAAATTCTATATTCGCATCTTACCGGGGGACCGGGTCAAAGTAGAACTTTCACCCTATGACCTCACTCGTGGCAGAATAACTTACAGGTTTAAGTAA
- a CDS encoding PHP domain-containing protein: MSQIDLHAHSTASDGTYTPFELVRHAKNKGLKAIALTDHDTTDGLAQAMEAGKDLDIEVIPGCELSVEYPGLMHIIGLWVTPDAPVLSSALRELRAKRNNRNNIMISKLQETGVDISFEEVKQLAGDAAMGRPHISRVLMNKGIISNIQEAFDKYIGPGGAAYVPKEKFSPEKAIAMLKNEQATVILAHPFSLKLSPEGLRKELLNLKEMGLDGMEVFYPEHFAEQTRTYLKICQELDLLPSGGSDFHGSIKPDISLGKGKGKLNMPYSIVQDMKNKRMEQGLWT; encoded by the coding sequence ATGTCCCAGATAGACCTGCATGCTCATTCAACCGCCTCTGACGGCACATACACTCCCTTTGAGCTGGTTAGACACGCCAAAAACAAAGGGCTTAAAGCCATTGCTTTGACGGATCATGACACAACTGACGGCCTGGCTCAGGCCATGGAGGCTGGAAAAGATCTGGACATTGAAGTTATTCCAGGTTGCGAACTAAGCGTTGAGTATCCAGGCCTCATGCACATTATTGGCCTTTGGGTAACACCTGATGCTCCTGTGCTCTCCAGCGCCCTGCGAGAGCTTAGAGCCAAAAGAAACAATCGCAACAACATTATGATCAGCAAGCTGCAGGAAACTGGTGTGGACATCAGTTTCGAGGAAGTTAAACAACTGGCCGGAGATGCGGCCATGGGCAGACCTCATATTTCAAGGGTACTCATGAATAAGGGAATAATTTCAAACATCCAGGAGGCTTTTGACAAATATATCGGACCTGGCGGAGCAGCTTATGTTCCAAAAGAAAAATTCAGCCCTGAAAAGGCAATTGCCATGCTCAAAAACGAACAGGCAACCGTGATCCTTGCCCATCCTTTTTCTCTAAAACTCTCTCCAGAGGGCCTGAGAAAAGAACTTCTCAACCTCAAGGAAATGGGACTGGACGGAATGGAGGTCTTTTATCCTGAGCATTTTGCTGAACAAACCCGAACATACCTGAAAATTTGTCAGGAACTCGACCTTCTGCCAAGTGGAGGTTCTGACTTTCATGGATCCATCAAACCCGACATCAGTCTCGGCAAAGGAAAAGGCAAACTGAACATGCCATACTCCATTGTTCAGGACATGAAAAACAAAAGAATGGAGCAGGGACTTTGGACCTGA
- a CDS encoding peptidase U32 family protein: protein MERLETALAYGADAVYLGGSELNLRSKAKGFSNEELHLSIEKAHSAGAKAYFCLNALPLQKDIPKVEKLLDYILSMSFDALIVADPGVLNLIRKRNKDIPLHLSTQANTCNLPSISFWQEQGVKRVNLSRELSIKDINAILKNCSQMELEMFVHGAMCMAVSGRCFLSAHLNKRSANQGLCAHPCRYDYRPHPVDLEEKTRPGYPVWTVKQGPGFSKIFSAEDLCLVKFIPWMIRNRLHSLKIEGRTKSVSYIAMVADIYRTAIDDFFKKQFRPALYLSELGYISTRPLGSGFFLYKKKIYTTHQKAAHRSKKILARVIERLGDHKWLLQIKDKWNSTDDIEIILPGLHRPVIRAGQYSLENLNGQKTSQVNSGVNAFLCAQHPDIKKHLFVRTII from the coding sequence ATGGAACGCCTCGAGACAGCCCTCGCATACGGGGCAGATGCTGTTTACCTTGGCGGTTCAGAACTCAATCTCCGGTCCAAGGCCAAAGGTTTTTCAAATGAAGAATTACATCTAAGCATTGAAAAAGCCCACTCTGCCGGAGCAAAAGCCTACTTCTGCCTAAACGCACTTCCTTTGCAAAAAGATATTCCCAAGGTAGAAAAACTCTTAGACTATATACTCTCCATGAGTTTTGATGCGCTTATAGTTGCTGATCCAGGGGTACTCAATCTCATCAGAAAAAGAAACAAAGATATACCTTTGCACCTCAGCACCCAGGCCAACACCTGCAACCTGCCTTCAATAAGTTTCTGGCAGGAGCAAGGTGTCAAAAGAGTAAATTTGTCCAGGGAATTAAGTATCAAAGACATAAATGCCATTTTAAAAAATTGTTCACAAATGGAACTGGAAATGTTTGTGCACGGAGCAATGTGCATGGCTGTATCCGGAAGATGCTTTTTAAGCGCACATCTCAATAAAAGATCAGCAAACCAGGGCCTTTGTGCCCATCCCTGCAGGTATGATTACCGGCCCCATCCAGTTGATCTCGAAGAAAAAACCAGGCCTGGATACCCTGTCTGGACTGTTAAGCAGGGACCTGGCTTTTCAAAGATTTTCAGCGCTGAAGATCTGTGCCTTGTTAAGTTCATTCCCTGGATGATCAGAAACAGGCTTCACTCTTTAAAAATTGAAGGAAGAACCAAAAGCGTTTCTTATATTGCCATGGTTGCGGATATATACCGTACAGCTATTGACGATTTCTTTAAAAAACAGTTCAGGCCCGCATTATATTTAAGTGAGCTTGGATACATCAGCACCAGACCTCTTGGATCTGGCTTCTTTCTTTACAAAAAAAAAATATACACCACACATCAGAAAGCAGCCCACAGAAGCAAAAAAATTCTGGCAAGAGTCATTGAGCGTTTAGGAGACCATAAATGGCTGTTACAGATCAAAGATAAGTGGAATTCTACTGACGATATAGAAATTATACTGCCAGGGCTGCACCGCCCGGTCATCCGTGCCGGGCAGTACAGCTTAGAGAACCTGAATGGCCAGAAAACCTCCCAGGTCAATTCCGGTGTAAATGCTTTTTTATGCGCTCAACACCCGGATATCAAAAAACATCTGTTTGTCAGAACTATTATCTGA